GATTAAGTCATGCAatgatctaaaaaaaacactgatgagAATGAATGATGTAGGCCGACTTGACAGGAGTAATGTGTACCTTACTACCACAATGCGCCGAAGCACCAATACAGCAAAGCCAGGATAAGGCCGATGACTATGGCTTGAACAGGCAGCAATAGGGAAGTCTACAGAAGGGAAGGGATATTATAGTAATCAACAGCAACGGGACATACTTTGGCTGGGCGTAGCTTTATTAATAGAGCCCTCAGTCAGTATTCTGTGTCTGTAATTGACGTTTATACAAATCTCAAAGTCACACATGGCTGTTCACACATATGGATGCAAAGTGGCTGGCAGTACGTAGCCTCTCATGAATTTGCAGTCGAGTCGGTGTGTTGGGTTTAGCACATAGTTCTATGTGCAAAACTCGCTATGCTTGTTGCTGTGGAATTATCACAGTGACTCAGCTGGAAgaattttatgtgattttttctCGCCTGGTTGTGGCTTGCGTTGCATCTGAGCACATTTTCATAAAGTTGAGCCTTTCTCAACCTCCTGCTAGTGTAGCTGTTTGCTTTTTGAGGCAGGTGAACTCAAAGAAGGCGTGCAGGGGCAAAGTGAGATTTTATTCACATGAATAGCAGATGTCTCTGGACCAGCTTTGTGAATCCCTACGTGTGAACGACCCATAAAAGCAACGCCAAAAGACAGTGGATGAGTAGAGGGGAGCAGGTGTGctgagatgaaaaaaataaaaataaaaaaaaatcctgtgaaTCTTATAAAAGATTCACAATTATGCCTGGAGATAGTTcacaaaataaattcaataaaacgTTGTTTGTAAGTTTGGAAGCAAAGCTCATGCTCCCAAAACCAGCTGAAGATGGTTTTGTTATATCTTTTTAAACTTAACTGTAATTATCTCTACACTTAGTGCTCCCTTAATACACCATGTGTCAAACAGTTGCACATTATTACATGTCTTGAAAATACTCCCCCCCTTTCTTTTGAGTCTTTGAAAGATCAGTACTCACCTTGGATCCCTTCTCCTGCAGGTCCTTCATGTTGGCTTTGCACTCCTCAAGTTCATCTGCAACCAACTGCTTTTCCTGCTCAGACTTCTTGTATTTTTCCTTCAGGTCTGACAGCTCTGTCTTAGACTCCTCACACTGTATGAAGcaaattaaagcatttaatttaaagaaaacacaagtcTGTGTACTTTAACCACTTCAGTGTCAGTGTAACTTCGTAACATTGAATGTATGGTATCTTTTTCAAAGGCTTTGTGCACTTTATAGGGTAACCTTGTATTTTTTGCCCAAGGAAGCAGTGTCAAATTGTCCATATATTTAGCTGATGAGGACGGGCTCAGTCTATTTTTTGTAAAGGACACTGTCAGAGCACTCTATTTCCACTTTGAGTCAGTGACTGAATAACCAGAGCCACACAGCGATGAATCACTTGTAGTAAAGGATGACTTCATCTCCGCTTTCTGCCATTCAACATAATCCCCATCCAGCTTGCTAAACCTGACTGGGAGCATATAGTAATGCCAGCACACAACAACCTGTCGGACTGGAGGATGTCGCAAAATTTCAAGGTGAGCGTGTGATTTTAAAGAACCTTCCCCATCATTTCAGTATCGTCAATACTGTTCTGGCTTCAATGACTACAACGCTGTCTCAAAAATAGAAAGTCGGTCCTAGTTGCCCAAAAATTCTCAGTGATGCGTACTTGGTCTCATTTTCAAGCACAAGAGTGAGAGTCATTTTCTAACAACCATGCTATCTCAAAGTCTCTGATGgcataaacaaatacaacaaaacatttgaatttgATGCTTACAGAGGAATGGTGCCTAATTTCCTGTGGAAGCTTAACTGATGGTACACTATATTGAATTCACAGgcaaataataaatcaataaaccTTGAGACAAAACATGCCAGAGGACACACAGTCAGTGGTTCTCAAGAACAGACAAAGCATCAGGCCTTGTATTTATTAAGTGTCCCTGAGAAGAAAATGAGTCTTAAATTGCTCAAAATGCCTGCTGGACCTACTGTTTGAGTACAGGCCATCATCATTTCTGGGAAAAATTTACTCTAGTATGAGGCACATTCAACAGTGTTGCTCCTGTTAagcattctaaaaatgtttcaaCACTGACGTCTATCATAGTGATGTTCACATAAAATTGTAAGTGCAAAGgcaaatgaacttgaaataggGAGATATCAAAGTATCAAACCATGCTGATTATTCATGTTTCTTGATGGTCCAAATATAAAGATGTAGTGTGACCATGAAAGGCTTGACTAAATTATCATAGTCAATGCATGTTTATGTTTAAATTCTACttgaaacataaaatatatagaCATGGCTGGCTGAACAATAGACGATACAGCACTGATGattcaaaacaattttttaagTAGTTGCGATGAAATATCacttgtgcattttaaaaaaaatccatctacTGTAAGCTAAATATAACATCTATATGTATTTTCTCACCTTTAGCCTTTCCTGTATTTGAGTTTTTCGGTATCAAATTACTGCCTTAGTATACAATATCATTGTCattgtgcatgttttttgttaattCCACTGTATGGGTCTGTATGTGCTTAAAGTACAGTTTCACCTGCTTTCCAGAGACAACCTCTCCCACTTGCTGAGAGTGCATGTAGGAAGTTTCATAAATACTGTAACACCTTGTCAACACTGACCCTATCAAGCAGCTTtgtcagcagcagctgcagtgctTCAACAGTACCTACCTACTTTGGATCTGTTTATCACAGGTCTCTACTCTGAACAGTTATGATTTAGCTCCCACATCAATATGCACACATGAACCTGCATGTACatgaggaggaagaaacagaCTTGATGCCTAAAACAATCTCAAGCAGCATTCAGGTCTAAAAGCACAAGTAAAGCATGAGCTGTTACGTGGCTTTTCAGCTGCAGGATTGGAAAATTTAAGTAACAGACTGGATTCAACTGTTAGCTTTGAAGTACAAGTATTCATCAGTAAGATTCATTCTGAGATGTTCGACCCCTTAGATACCTCTCTCTGCAAAGCCTTGCTGCAGCTGTCTGCCTCATCCAGTTGGGTTTGCAGCTTGGCGCTATCCTGCTGGTGCTGGAGCTGCAGGGCCACCAGCCTCTTCTCCAGCTCCTGTTGGGATTGCTCAAGGGTTCTGAGACTGTTGTTCAACTCAGCATTCTGGGCACGCGAactacaagaaaacaaaacactgagttCAAAAGTTGAAGGATGACAAGATGAAAAGTGTGCGTTATACTGTATAGCAAAACATGCTGGAGCTGAGTCAAGCAAATGAGGCACGGGGAGCACAAAGGTGGGGGTAAAGCTGAGTTCTTGGTAATGTAGATCAGTGCACTGACCTGGCAAGGTccttctccagctgctgctgtttctgcagtAGTGCCTCTCTCTCAGTGCGCAGTGCTGCACATTCACTCTGCAGGTTACCCTTCTCTTTCTGGTGAGTCTTGAGGAGTTCCTCCTTCTCGGCCCTGAGGGAAGCACATTCACTTTGCAGACTGCTCTTTTCCTTCTGGTGCTTATTCACAGTGTCCTGTTTCTCAGATCGCAGAACAGAACATTCCTTCTGAAGACCGTTACACTCCACCTGCATGGACTGCAGCTCACtggctgtgaaaaaaaaaagccttatgCAATGATGCATTATTTGAGCAGATGTCTGTTCTTAATTTGTTTACACATGAAGTTCAAATGATCACAAAACCCctctaattgcattttttttttttacatattctcTGAACTTGAACAGGATGAAT
The nucleotide sequence above comes from Amphiprion ocellaris isolate individual 3 ecotype Okinawa chromosome 8, ASM2253959v1, whole genome shotgun sequence. Encoded proteins:
- the slmapb gene encoding sarcolemma associated protein b isoform X3, with amino-acid sequence MDQKELSDPLNSVSLIKDDLTKSNRGSSGDSEKMIQRLNDELREAQELANMEKHKCIELQGFLDEERKENQQQADESAKQIKFLQGQLQQLQDEVGVLREQLDVSSGSRDELQSARDEVKSLKRALEAATAERDRDVAAIHSNLATVSNDLDKWRQTANKYEREIDNLQRDLQQQSKQWQKTAEIQASELQSMQVECNGLQKECSVLRSEKQDTVNKHQKEKSSLQSECASLRAEKEELLKTHQKEKGNLQSECAALRTEREALLQKQQQLEKDLASSRAQNAELNNSLRTLEQSQQELEKRLVALQLQHQQDSAKLQTQLDEADSCSKALQRECEESKTELSDLKEKYKKSEQEKQLVADELEECKANMKDLQEKGSKTSLLLPVQAIVIGLILALLYWCFGALW